The Streptosporangiales bacterium genome has a window encoding:
- a CDS encoding pyruvate dehydrogenase (acetyl-transferring) E1 component subunit alpha has translation MTTTSRADGAATLTTEERLAMYRLLVELRHFEKRAYDLFLQNLVKGTSHLSIGQEAIAAAFGVAMRADDYTFATYRGHAHTLARGVPMTPVLAELLGRDNGLMAGKGGSMHLTSVEHGMMGSYAIIGAHLPIACGAAWSAQYRDSGQVAVCFFGDGTTNIGAFHEALNFAAVWKLPVVFVCENNLYMEYTPIGDVTAVPRPAADRASSYGLEPIVVDGNDPDAVHAVAATALARARAGEGPSLVEALTYRHGGHSRADPGKYRPDEEVAAWLARDPVPMYRQRLVTDGVEEHVLDDIDDAVHAAVDLATEEAKAGGTPGEGLLMTDVWADGGSSWRN, from the coding sequence ATGACGACGACGAGCCGGGCGGACGGGGCGGCAACGCTCACCACCGAGGAGCGGCTGGCGATGTACCGGCTGCTCGTCGAGCTGCGCCACTTCGAGAAGCGTGCCTACGACCTGTTCCTGCAGAACCTCGTGAAGGGCACGAGCCACCTGTCGATCGGCCAGGAGGCCATCGCGGCGGCGTTCGGCGTCGCCATGCGCGCAGACGACTACACGTTCGCGACGTACCGCGGGCACGCGCACACCCTCGCGCGCGGCGTGCCGATGACACCTGTGCTGGCCGAGCTGCTCGGCAGGGACAACGGCCTGATGGCCGGCAAGGGCGGCTCGATGCACCTGACGAGCGTCGAGCACGGGATGATGGGCTCGTACGCGATCATCGGCGCGCACCTGCCGATCGCGTGCGGCGCGGCATGGAGTGCCCAGTACCGCGACAGCGGGCAGGTCGCGGTCTGCTTCTTCGGCGACGGCACGACCAACATCGGCGCGTTCCACGAGGCGCTGAACTTCGCCGCGGTCTGGAAGCTGCCCGTCGTGTTCGTCTGCGAGAACAACCTCTACATGGAGTACACGCCGATCGGCGACGTCACGGCGGTGCCGCGGCCCGCGGCCGACCGCGCGTCGTCGTACGGCCTCGAACCGATCGTGGTCGACGGCAACGACCCCGACGCCGTCCACGCGGTCGCCGCCACCGCGCTCGCCCGCGCGCGAGCCGGCGAGGGGCCGTCGCTCGTCGAGGCGCTGACGTACCGGCACGGCGGCCACTCCCGCGCGGATCCGGGCAAGTACCGGCCGGACGAGGAGGTCGCCGCCTGGCTCGCGCGCGACCCGGTCCCGATGTACCGGCAGCGGCTGGTCACCGACGGGGTCGAGGAGCACGTGCTCGACGACATCGACGACGCCGTGCACGCCGCCGTCGACCTGGCGACCGAGGAGGCCAAGGCGGGCGGCACACCGGGCGAGGGCCTGCTGATGACGGACGTGTGGGCGGATGGAGGCTCGTCATGGCGCAACTGA